The Ammospiza caudacuta isolate bAmmCau1 chromosome 17, bAmmCau1.pri, whole genome shotgun sequence genome has a segment encoding these proteins:
- the LOC131565212 gene encoding deoxyribonuclease-1-like 2 produces MGTVTLELSLLTVALLLCPATAMLRISAFNIQSFGDTKMSNKEVAEIIINVLRRYDVVLVQEVRDSDLSAVTQLMEQLNSASTSQYDYEISGPLGRENYKEMYLFIYRTDVVSVVDTYQYEDPQDVFSREPFILRVSAPSTKVKEFVLVPLHSAPHDAVTEIDALYDVYLAIINKWGTDNMMFLGDFNADCSYVQPGDWPSIRLRTSDIFKWLIPDSADTTVGKSDCAYDRIVVCGSKLKRSVLSNSAGIYNFQRAFQLDQEQALAVSDHYPVEVKLAA; encoded by the exons ATGGGGACTGTGACACTGGAATTGTCCCTGCTGACTGTGGCTCTCCTCCTGTGCCCAGCCACTGCCATGCTGCGTATCAGTGCCTTCAACATCCAATCCTTTGGTGACACCAAGATGTCCAACAAGGAAGTGGCAGAGATCATCATCAAT GTGCTGCGCCGCTACGACGTGGTGCTGGTGCAGGAGGTGCGCGACTCCGACCTCAGCGCCGTCACCCAGCTCATGGAGCAGCTCAACAG TGCATCCACATCCCAATATGACTACGAGATCAGTGGCCCCCTGGGACGGGAGAACTACAAGGAGATGTACCTGTTTATCTACAG GACAGATGTTGTGTCTGTGGTGGACACCTACCAATATGAGGACCCCCAGGATGTCTTCAGCAGGGAGCCATTCATCCTGAGGGTGTCAGCACCCAGCACCA AGGTGAAGGAGTTTGTGCTGGTGCCCCTGCACTCGGCCCCACACGATGCTGTCACTGAGATTGATGCGCTCTACGACGTCTACCTGGCCATCATCAACAAGTGGGGGACTGAT AACATGATGTTCCTGGGGGACTTCAATGCCGACTGCTCCTACGTGCAGCCCGGTGACTGGCCGTCCATCCGCCTGCGCACCAGCGACATCTTCAAATGGCTGATCCCCGACAGCGCCGACACCACCGTGGGCAAGTCAGACTGTGCCTATGACAG GATCGTGGTGTGTGGCAGCAAGCTGAAGAGAAGCGTCCTGTCCAACTCAGCTGGTATCTACAACTTCCAGCGTGCTTTCCAGCTGGACCAGGAGCAG gccctggcagtCAGTGACCACTACCCAGTCGAGGTGAAGCTGGCAGcctga
- the ECI1 gene encoding enoyl-CoA delta isomerase 1, mitochondrial, giving the protein MAAAALARRIGRSGVLPLCCRPPAWDRAPRPPPSPPQPPGLPLAPCRSFSNNKIQVELDESSGVAMMKFKSPPVNSLSLEFLTEFSISLEKLENNRACRGVIITSTLPKIFSSGLDITEMCGKSVEHYTEFWRAVQEMWLRLYGSNMVTVAAVNGSSPAGGCLVAMSCDYRIMAENPKFSIGLNEAQLGIVAPFWFKDTFVNVVGHRIAERSLQLGSLHPAPEAHKLGLVDELVPEEKLMEKAAAVMAQWLALPDHARQLTKTMMRKAVLDRLVAHREEDIKNFVTFVSKESIQKSLRMYMEMLKKRKS; this is encoded by the exons ATGGCGGCTGCGGCCCTCGCCCGCCGGATCGGCCGCTCAG gtgtgctgcccctgtgctgccGCCCCCCAGCGTGGGACAGGGCCCCCCGGCCGCCCCCCAgtcccccgcagcccccgggccTCCCGCTCGCCCCGTGCCGCTCCTTCAGCAACAACAAGATCCAGGTGGAGCTGGACGAGAGCTCAG GTGTTGCCATGATGAAGTTCAAGAGTCCCCCAGTGaacagcctcagcctggagtTCCTCACAGAGTTTTCCATAAgcctggagaagctggagaACAACCGGGCCTGCCGGGGTGTGATCATCACCTCT ACTCTTCCCAAAATATTCTCCTCTGGCCTGGACATCACTGAGATGTGTGGGAAGAGCGTGGAGCACTACACTGAGTTCTGGAGAGCAGTGCAGGAGATGTGGCTGCGGCTCTACGGCTCCAACATGGTCACAGTGGCTGCAGTCAAC GGgtccagcccagctgggggCTGCCTTGTTGCCATGTCGTGTGACTACAGGATCATGGCAGAGAACCCCAAGTTCAGCATCGGCCTGAACGAGGCCCAGCTGGGCATTGTGGCTCCCTTCTG GTTTAAGGACACGTTTGTGAATGTTGTGGGACACCGAATTGCTGAGCGCTCCCTCCAGCTGGGCTCCCTCCACCCTGCACCTGAGGCCCACAAGCTGGGCCTCGTGGATGAGCTGGTGCCAGAGGAGAAGCTCATGGAGAAGGCTGCAGCTGTCATGGCACAGTGGCTGGCCCTTCCTG ACCATGCCCGCCAGCTCACCAAGACCATGATGAGGAAGGCGGTGTTGGACCGGCTGGTAGCTCACCGGGAGGAAGACATCAAAAACTTCGTCACCTTCGTCTCAAAAGAGTCCATCCAGAAGTCCCTCCGCATGTACATGGAGATgctgaagaagaggaagagctgA